In one Lolium rigidum isolate FL_2022 chromosome 3, APGP_CSIRO_Lrig_0.1, whole genome shotgun sequence genomic region, the following are encoded:
- the LOC124701521 gene encoding cytokinin dehydrogenase 4-like has protein sequence MVKASMVCYLKLLLLLALGGVTMHVPDADVLAPLGPGALRLHGHLSFHDVAAVARDFGNRCSLLPAAVLHPGSVSDIAAAVQRVFQLGERSPLTVAARGHGHSLLGQSQTAGGIVVKMESLGGDARMQVHNGDGAATPYVDAPGGELWINVLHETLKHGLAPRSWTDYLHLTVGGTLSNAGVSGQAFRHGPQISNVNQLEIVTGRGDVVTCSPEENSDLFYGALGGLGQFGIITRARIALQPAPKMVRWIRVLYSDFASFTEDQEALISAEKTFDYIEGFVTINRTGILNNWRTSFKPQDPVQASHFQSDGRVLYCLEMTKNFNDDEADIMEQEVGVLLSRLRYIQSTLFHTDVTYLDFLDRVHSSELKLRAQGLWEVPHPWLNLLIPRSTIHKFASEVFGKILKDSNNGPILLYPVNRSK, from the exons ATGGTGAAGGCGTCGATGGTGTGCTATCtcaagctgctgctcctcctcgctctcggcgggGTCACCATGCACGTGCCGGACGCCGACGTGCTCGCGCCGCTGGGGCCGGGGGCGCTGCGCCTCCATGGCCACCTCAGCTTCCACGACGTGGCCGCCGTGGCCCGGGACTTCGGCAACCGCTGCAGCCTGCTGCCGGCCGCCGTGCTCCACCCCGGCTCTGTGTCCGACATCGCCGCGGCCGTGCAGCGCGTGTTCCAGCTCGGCGAGCGCTCGCCGCTAACCGTGGCTGCACGCGGCCACGGCCACTCGCTCCTCGGCCAGTCCCAGACCGCCGGTGGGATCGTCGTCAAGATGGAGTCCCTCGGCGGCGACGCTAGGATGCAGGTGCACAACGGCGATGGTGCCGCCACACCTTACGTGGACGCCCCCGGAGGAGAGCTCTGGATCAACGTGCTGCATGAGACTCTCAAGCACGGGCTGGCGCCCAGGTCGTGGACCGACTACCTCCACCTCACTGTCGGCGGCACGCTGTCGAATGCTGGGGTCAGCGGCCAGGCGTTCCGGCATGGGCCGCAGATCAGCAATGTCAACCAGCTGGAGATTGTGACAG GAAGAGGAGATGTCGTCACCTGCTCGCCCGAGGAGAACTCTGACCTCTTCTACGGCGCTCTCGGCGGCCTGGGCCAGTTCGGCATCATCACCAGAGCCAGGATTGCTCTCCAGCCTGCACCAAAGATG GTGAGGTGGATACGGGTGCTCTACTCGGACTTCGCGAGCTTCACCGAGGACCAGGAGGCGCTCATCTCAGCGGAGAAGACCTTCGACTACATCGAAGGGTTCGTGACCATCAACAGGACGGGCATCCTCAACAACTGGAGGACATCCTTCAAGCCGCAGGACCCAGTCCAGGCGAGCCACTTCCAGTCGGACGGAAGAGTGCTATACTGCCTAGAGATGACCAAGAACTTCAACGATGATGAGGCCGACATCATGGAACAG GAAGTTGGTGTGCTGCTGTCCCGGTTAAGATACATACAGTCGACTCTTTTCCACACCGATGTCACCTACCTGGATTTCCTGGACAGGGTGCACTCCTCCGAGCTGAAGCTCAGGGCTCAGGGCCTCTGGGAAGTTCCACACCCATGGCTGAACCTTCTAATCCCAAGAAGCACAATCCACAAGTTTGCGAGCGAAGTCTTCGGCAAGATCCtgaaagacagcaacaatggcccCATACTTCTTTACCCAGTGAACAGATCAAAGTAA